One segment of Rhodopirellula baltica SH 1 DNA contains the following:
- a CDS encoding cation:proton antiporter domain-containing protein, whose amino-acid sequence MDFFPNLHFDDPLFNMAVVLTAGVLGGELFALIRLPKVTGWIATGILLRQLRLPGMDTVLDPQALDRFGPYMNFVLGFIAFTVGASLYFGSLRNTGKRIGLLLLGEAMITPTLVGSVMYFGGKWLDPSMSLPPAALFAAIAIAGAPGTTVLVIQEARARGILTRTLLAAIGLIDMVAVAVFVFISTFLADESGWVHALESVGVQFAVTLAIGATCALLAIVMVRTLVSPAFLGPLMVAVVLGAWGAAASFGTSGGILACTFAGITLTNSRHDLVRSGEAYLNSIGGALFALFYTFAGMKLDFTQIPPVIGLVALYFLARLFAKTISAYTAMSLSGATDNVRKYLGMSLLPHGGVAVGLIILVGSEQSGFSDEIKSMVTTVGLSALAINQLLGPSATRFALTQTGEARKDRPRLLDFLQENRIMVDLDGDTEEIFQKLTNLLYATTPMSTPQEKFLESVRARESSQTTCLGTGLMIPHAIIDEPGDNEVKGVLGISKKGIKLNTPDGRAVHAVLLLATPESSRKRHLEILSAFATAITRDINIREQLYRSRSAAHAYEVLHADDLNDVNYFLEDAQQRAGLLEQDEETAS is encoded by the coding sequence ATGGATTTTTTTCCGAACCTTCACTTTGACGACCCGCTTTTTAACATGGCGGTAGTCCTCACCGCCGGTGTGCTCGGTGGAGAGCTTTTCGCGCTGATTCGGCTTCCAAAAGTGACTGGCTGGATCGCTACCGGAATCTTGCTTCGTCAATTGCGACTGCCGGGGATGGACACTGTTCTGGATCCCCAGGCACTGGACCGATTCGGTCCCTACATGAATTTCGTGTTGGGATTCATCGCGTTCACGGTTGGCGCTTCGTTGTACTTTGGCAGTTTGCGAAACACCGGCAAACGGATTGGTTTGCTGTTGTTGGGCGAGGCGATGATCACGCCGACATTGGTCGGATCCGTGATGTACTTTGGCGGGAAGTGGTTGGACCCTTCGATGTCATTGCCGCCTGCCGCGTTGTTCGCCGCGATTGCGATCGCAGGTGCTCCCGGGACAACGGTGTTGGTGATTCAAGAAGCTCGGGCACGAGGGATTTTAACCCGCACGTTGTTGGCGGCGATCGGTTTGATTGACATGGTCGCCGTCGCCGTTTTTGTCTTCATCTCAACGTTTTTGGCCGATGAGTCCGGGTGGGTTCATGCACTCGAGAGCGTTGGCGTTCAGTTTGCCGTGACGCTTGCGATCGGTGCAACTTGCGCACTGCTGGCGATCGTGATGGTTCGCACTTTAGTCAGCCCCGCGTTCCTTGGGCCGTTGATGGTCGCGGTCGTTTTGGGAGCTTGGGGGGCCGCAGCAAGCTTTGGTACTTCGGGTGGAATCCTGGCATGCACATTCGCCGGGATCACACTGACCAACTCACGGCACGATTTGGTGCGTTCGGGGGAAGCTTACCTGAACTCGATTGGTGGAGCGTTGTTTGCGCTCTTCTATACCTTCGCAGGAATGAAGCTGGATTTCACTCAGATACCGCCGGTCATCGGTTTGGTCGCGTTGTATTTCTTGGCTCGTCTGTTCGCAAAAACGATCAGTGCCTACACCGCGATGAGCCTGTCTGGCGCGACCGACAACGTCCGCAAGTACCTTGGGATGTCATTGTTGCCACACGGAGGCGTCGCGGTTGGTTTGATCATTTTAGTTGGTAGCGAACAATCGGGGTTCTCGGACGAGATCAAGTCGATGGTGACGACGGTTGGTTTGTCCGCTCTCGCGATCAATCAATTGCTCGGACCCAGTGCGACGCGGTTTGCTTTGACCCAAACGGGGGAAGCTCGAAAGGATCGACCCCGATTGTTGGATTTCTTGCAAGAGAACCGCATCATGGTCGATCTGGATGGTGACACCGAAGAGATCTTTCAGAAGCTCACCAATCTGCTTTATGCAACGACACCGATGAGCACTCCGCAAGAAAAGTTTTTGGAATCGGTTCGGGCTCGCGAATCTTCCCAGACGACTTGTTTGGGAACCGGGTTGATGATTCCCCACGCGATCATCGATGAACCTGGCGACAACGAAGTCAAAGGTGTATTGGGAATCAGCAAGAAAGGCATCAAACTCAACACGCCCGATGGACGCGCCGTGCACGCGGTATTGTTGTTGGCCACTCCTGAATCTAGCCGAAAACGTCATTTGGAAATTCTGTCCGCGTTTGCGACCGCGATCACGCGGGACATTAATATTCGCGAGCAGTTGTATCGATCTCGCAGTGCGGCTCACGCCTACGAAGTGCTCCACGCCGATGATCTTAACGATGTGAATTACTTCCTCGAGGACGCTCAGCAACGAGCTGGTTTGCTAGAACAGGATGAGGAAACAGCATCGTGA
- a CDS encoding SGNH/GDSL hydrolase family protein — protein MKTSLFISLVLTTILCPTLLAQDEAKESDLPKVLIIGDSISLAFTPHVARQLDDKAAVMHNKGNAQHTGTGLEKLDQWVGDTHWDVIHFNWGLWDLCYRHPESKVQGRRDKVNGTITTTLEQYEKNLDELVSRLEKTGAKLVWANTTVVPEDEAGRVLGDDAKYNEAAARVMDRHGILINDLHSLTKTFAADHFDGPGNVHYTQEGYRKIGQQVTDHILRALESEQKVSGDEK, from the coding sequence ATGAAAACATCGCTGTTTATCTCGCTGGTGCTGACCACCATCCTATGTCCAACCCTTCTTGCGCAGGATGAAGCGAAAGAATCCGATTTGCCGAAGGTGCTGATCATCGGTGACTCAATCTCATTGGCATTCACTCCCCATGTTGCGCGGCAGCTAGATGACAAGGCTGCTGTTATGCATAACAAGGGAAATGCGCAGCATACGGGCACTGGATTGGAAAAGTTAGACCAGTGGGTCGGCGATACCCATTGGGATGTCATTCATTTCAACTGGGGATTGTGGGATCTCTGTTACCGTCATCCGGAATCCAAGGTGCAAGGGCGCAGAGACAAGGTCAACGGAACGATCACCACTACGTTGGAGCAGTATGAGAAGAATCTTGATGAACTCGTCTCACGTCTCGAGAAAACGGGCGCGAAACTTGTCTGGGCCAATACTACCGTTGTTCCGGAGGATGAAGCGGGGCGGGTGTTGGGTGACGATGCGAAATACAATGAAGCGGCCGCGAGAGTCATGGACCGACACGGCATTTTGATCAACGATCTTCACTCGCTCACCAAGACGTTTGCTGCCGACCATTTTGATGGTCCAGGCAATGTTCACTACACACAGGAGGGATATCGAAAGATTGGTCAACAGGTCACTGACCACATTTTGAGGGCTCTAGAGAGCGAGCAAAAAGTATCGGGCGACGAAAAATAG
- a CDS encoding YcxB family protein, translating into MTIVSASFTYDRAEYLRGFRRYRVASLGSKRDLLLGIASIVGGACFYFAGHAYLAVVALLAGVVLTAMVVFAVIVQPILVYNAHPKLKDRYSLSFCESGISFHTDEIDAKVKWSMYSGWIQDDEFFTLFYDQREMLIIPKRALSQGDGSRLQSLLSDYVGRAL; encoded by the coding sequence ATGACAATCGTTTCTGCATCGTTCACGTATGACCGCGCTGAGTACCTCCGCGGATTTCGCCGATACCGTGTCGCATCACTTGGATCGAAGCGAGATCTGCTGCTCGGAATTGCTTCAATCGTCGGCGGTGCCTGCTTTTACTTTGCTGGGCACGCTTACCTAGCCGTCGTCGCTCTGCTCGCTGGAGTCGTATTGACTGCGATGGTTGTTTTCGCCGTCATCGTACAGCCAATACTCGTCTACAACGCTCACCCGAAATTGAAGGATCGCTACTCGCTGAGTTTTTGCGAGTCCGGAATCTCATTTCACACCGACGAAATCGACGCCAAAGTAAAATGGTCGATGTATTCCGGGTGGATTCAGGACGACGAGTTCTTTACGCTGTTTTACGATCAGCGAGAGATGCTGATTATTCCTAAGCGGGCGTTATCTCAAGGTGATGGTTCACGCCTCCAGTCACTACTGTCCGACTACGTTGGCCGGGCACTGTAA
- a CDS encoding DUF1570 domain-containing protein: MKMKFLPKAVLLGAAFWIAGSFDLLTDAQVQGQQFGPIDMLPSPTQDIPRSPITGSPDTFKPIDRPGSILTPRRPIQLPEPTFGPMLGPSRSRQTPNEAVQPPAAAGLQIRVGDLIHPENERLAVRDDNGNRVVGRYLVGSGSVRFVLMPDGRLKVFDDAEVSPTEDAFTPMTIDEVRDRWLADERLAKLEMKSTQSRHFLFLYNTSEPFIRATRTILETMYPAVRKYFQRTRIDTHEPEFPLVIVAFANDHQFQEFNRMPEGVVAYYDSAFNNVALYEQSRLNQVAPQVAVMNSISTIAHEGVHQILYNIGVQQRLSQWPMWLSEGLPEFFAPTSTGEGARWKGLGATNDLRMKEIFEDVKSGRRLGDGSHLKRLVESNEFDSQEYAYAWGVIHWMARKQREELFASIREASTRKPLAHLTENAPDNASFFQKHLGDDFVEHEKDLARHLLSIRWVDPAENQVHYLVISGSRVTLTTTPERVEELRRATLPLQKFRVQRFRTRTLAMQAMSAITQ; this comes from the coding sequence ATGAAAATGAAGTTCTTGCCGAAAGCGGTGTTGCTCGGTGCCGCATTCTGGATCGCTGGTAGCTTCGATTTGCTCACCGATGCCCAAGTTCAGGGACAACAATTCGGGCCCATCGACATGTTGCCGTCGCCCACGCAGGACATTCCACGCAGCCCGATTACGGGCAGCCCAGATACGTTCAAACCTATCGACCGTCCTGGTAGCATCTTGACTCCGAGAAGACCGATTCAACTTCCGGAACCAACCTTCGGTCCAATGCTGGGGCCTTCCCGCTCGAGGCAAACTCCCAACGAGGCGGTGCAACCACCTGCGGCGGCTGGCTTGCAGATTCGCGTCGGCGACCTGATCCATCCCGAGAACGAACGCTTGGCTGTTCGGGATGATAACGGGAACCGAGTCGTCGGTCGGTATCTCGTGGGCAGTGGTTCGGTTCGATTCGTGTTGATGCCGGACGGGCGTTTGAAGGTGTTCGACGATGCGGAAGTCTCACCGACTGAAGATGCGTTCACACCGATGACCATTGACGAAGTCCGTGATCGCTGGCTGGCAGACGAACGACTCGCCAAGCTTGAGATGAAGTCCACTCAGAGCAGACATTTTCTGTTTTTATACAACACGAGTGAGCCTTTCATTCGCGCGACGCGAACGATCCTCGAAACGATGTACCCGGCCGTTCGTAAGTATTTCCAACGCACAAGAATCGACACCCATGAACCAGAATTCCCCTTGGTCATCGTTGCATTTGCAAACGACCATCAGTTTCAAGAATTCAATCGAATGCCCGAGGGCGTGGTGGCGTATTACGACAGCGCCTTCAACAACGTTGCCTTGTACGAGCAATCGCGTTTGAACCAAGTCGCTCCGCAAGTCGCGGTGATGAATTCAATCTCCACCATCGCCCACGAAGGCGTCCATCAAATCCTGTACAACATCGGCGTGCAACAGCGTCTGTCTCAATGGCCGATGTGGTTGAGCGAAGGTTTGCCGGAGTTCTTTGCACCGACATCAACGGGCGAGGGTGCTCGTTGGAAAGGGCTCGGTGCGACCAACGATTTGAGAATGAAAGAGATCTTCGAAGATGTGAAATCCGGCAGGCGTTTGGGCGATGGTTCCCATCTCAAACGGCTCGTCGAATCAAATGAGTTTGACTCGCAAGAATACGCTTATGCTTGGGGCGTGATTCACTGGATGGCTCGCAAACAACGGGAGGAGCTGTTTGCATCGATCCGCGAAGCGTCCACACGGAAGCCGCTCGCCCACCTGACAGAAAACGCACCAGACAACGCCTCCTTCTTTCAAAAACACCTGGGCGACGATTTCGTTGAACATGAAAAGGATCTGGCCAGACACCTGCTTTCAATTCGATGGGTTGATCCAGCGGAGAACCAAGTGCACTACCTAGTCATATCAGGTAGCCGTGTCACGCTGACGACAACGCCCGAACGAGTTGAAGAATTGCGACGCGCGACGCTGCCATTGCAGAAATTTCGGGTGCAGCGGTTTCGCACTCGTACGCTGGCCATGCAAGCGATGAGTGCGATCACACAATGA
- a CDS encoding HEAT repeat domain-containing protein, whose protein sequence is MTLSEISFDPILAAGADPVQAGVALKKLAEDPNLDGPMLVAALAEEAARLMDADPAITGGLLRLIHLKTLRAEGDPLSKIEPATLGKIIESLSPEVSNRHLMLQLLAMRRTPESLGVLVTQLGQSPPKGWMAAAQILSPLMQHNDWSIDAVFPALLDSISEPSLAAPILDLAGHVTRTGLVHEHPAKGRIASLNALLGHVAGRLAKFEEDPRSFGTEVEQVQAVLGEAVALAVSLCDAIGLIGDESSIGELNKTLDLKHRRVQCEAAGALAKLGVDTGKERLAELAGEPAARLRAIAYADELGLEDLIDEEHREPRAIAEAEMALWLTQPQQMGVPPTGVEVVDSRRMLWPSFEDPVDVFLVRFEYNFGERQYSNVGLTGPTVFAISCDVADFPPEDIYAIYAGWHADHPDIFTVPSKEFNEAQRRIVEPLQTYLERVGYEDVKVDRLGFFLDETAAVFTAVRNEKECVVVTDGLETIDLPTGGRLRPPQPEDLFHLYKGRKMLRTFNPNGITE, encoded by the coding sequence TTGACCTTGTCGGAAATTTCCTTTGACCCGATTCTCGCCGCCGGTGCCGACCCGGTTCAGGCTGGCGTGGCACTGAAAAAGTTGGCGGAAGATCCCAACTTGGACGGCCCCATGTTGGTTGCTGCACTCGCTGAAGAGGCCGCTCGTTTGATGGATGCGGACCCAGCGATCACGGGTGGATTGCTTCGATTGATCCACCTGAAAACGTTGAGGGCCGAGGGCGATCCTCTGTCGAAGATTGAGCCCGCCACGCTGGGCAAGATCATCGAATCACTCTCGCCTGAAGTCTCCAACCGGCACTTGATGCTTCAGTTGCTGGCGATGCGCCGGACACCGGAATCATTGGGTGTCTTGGTCACGCAATTGGGGCAGTCACCACCGAAGGGTTGGATGGCGGCGGCGCAGATTCTCAGCCCGTTGATGCAACACAACGATTGGTCCATTGATGCGGTTTTCCCCGCTCTATTGGATTCGATTTCGGAGCCCTCCTTGGCCGCACCCATTTTGGACTTGGCTGGGCACGTCACGCGAACGGGTTTGGTCCATGAGCATCCGGCGAAGGGACGCATTGCATCGCTGAACGCTTTGCTCGGTCACGTCGCAGGACGTTTGGCCAAGTTCGAAGAAGACCCACGCAGTTTCGGGACTGAGGTGGAGCAAGTCCAAGCGGTTCTTGGCGAAGCGGTGGCGCTTGCGGTCTCGCTATGCGATGCCATTGGGTTGATTGGCGATGAAAGCTCCATCGGTGAGTTGAATAAAACCTTGGATCTGAAGCATCGCCGAGTTCAATGTGAGGCGGCAGGGGCCTTGGCGAAGCTGGGCGTCGATACCGGCAAAGAACGTTTGGCCGAGTTGGCAGGCGAACCAGCCGCTCGGCTCCGCGCGATCGCTTACGCCGACGAGTTGGGACTGGAAGATTTGATCGACGAGGAACATCGTGAACCGCGTGCGATCGCCGAGGCCGAAATGGCATTGTGGTTGACTCAGCCTCAGCAGATGGGCGTGCCGCCGACAGGTGTCGAGGTCGTGGATTCTCGCCGGATGTTGTGGCCCAGCTTTGAAGATCCAGTCGATGTGTTCTTGGTCCGCTTTGAATACAACTTTGGCGAACGGCAATACAGTAACGTTGGGCTGACCGGACCGACCGTCTTCGCCATTTCATGCGATGTCGCGGATTTTCCCCCGGAGGACATCTATGCAATCTACGCTGGATGGCACGCGGATCATCCAGACATCTTCACGGTGCCGTCGAAGGAATTCAACGAAGCACAACGTCGAATCGTTGAACCGTTGCAAACCTATTTAGAACGCGTTGGTTATGAGGACGTGAAAGTCGACCGGTTGGGTTTCTTCCTGGATGAAACGGCGGCTGTGTTCACCGCGGTTCGCAATGAAAAAGAATGCGTGGTTGTGACCGATGGTCTGGAAACCATTGATCTGCCTACGGGAGGAAGATTGCGTCCGCCGCAGCCCGAGGATTTGTTCCACCTTTACAAAGGTCGCAAGATGCTGCGAACGTTCAATCCCAACGGCATCACGGAGTGA
- a CDS encoding autotransporter family protein, with protein sequence MKKRTARLALFLAILGGPSAMAADFDVSNHNDSGAGSLRAAIEGLNGAGTGTHAINFASGLDPINLLSHLPTIVGTDQTITVNGAGNTVSGQDTARLFFVADGDVTFQNMTLKQGYAEGGDGGNSGGGGGGGAGAGGALFVNTGANVVISGVAFDSNKAEGGDGGDHDSSSDAGGGGGGFSGTGGSTSHDGGGGGGGFDGNGGIAHYYGGGGGGGVSGNGGDTSGDGGGGGGGIGNGASTSDDTGGDGDGGAAGGGDGDPGATGTPGGGGGGHQGAGGDGAVNGGGGGSGFAGSVAGNGGTFGGGGGGGGSTDGGDGGDFGGGGGGGFLGAGGDGGDFGGGAGTGYNGGSTGGSGGFGGGDGGRYSFGGDAGDAMGGAIFVREGGTLSIIDSTFTNNGLIAGTGGAGDTAPEDGANGQAIGSGMYLHTGVTAGYQVNTGTLTLADDIGGSGSLNKTGTGELVLSGTNTYTGTTTVSAGRLVVNGSLAGNTTVDTNSELGGSGTINGDVINNGTFAAGNSIGTMTIGGNASFNSGSTTEVEIQASATPIAGTDNDLITADTATINGGDVSVLGAVGSYTNGAKYTFLQTTHGLSGTFDTITDDLAFFDAQLGYDANSAFFTLMANSTDYASVGGSGNRQTVGFYIDENSIGASGDFGSVLDEFRVLTNAQVQSGLSQLSGEVYGSQSQVVIQGTNQLVGTIGGQLRSGMFGGGSGGSGSSGSGFVNATRSTRPSVTGSSSDIALVSYVNASSTQTPCDALIAPTCHAAYHWKGWMTGYGLGGSAESDGNAAGIHYGLGGTTFGIERYLGDNARLGFFGGYVGSSVSADSMDQTVRANGGNFGSYLTHSAGSHYGIAMGGLQFDGYESDRTIQVGALTRTASGESDGWQGFAYGERGMNLNLSRSRVLQPFAGLQYVYARQNAFTETGAGAMNLAMSGVDTHSLRSNLGTRLQWQSWMSRRGWAITPEIRGSWMHEFLDTTSVVNAQFAGVGGAGYTANGLDLGRDWAILGGGFEARPSDRWELRADYNTQFNENQVLHIGSGTLAYRW encoded by the coding sequence ATGAAAAAGCGAACCGCGAGACTTGCGTTGTTCTTGGCTATTTTGGGTGGTCCTTCCGCCATGGCCGCTGATTTTGATGTCAGCAATCACAATGATTCTGGTGCTGGATCACTGCGAGCAGCGATTGAGGGTTTGAACGGCGCCGGTACCGGCACGCATGCGATTAATTTCGCAAGCGGATTGGATCCGATCAATTTACTTTCACACCTGCCGACGATCGTGGGAACCGATCAAACCATCACGGTCAATGGAGCGGGCAATACGGTCTCGGGACAAGACACCGCTCGGCTGTTCTTTGTCGCCGATGGCGACGTCACCTTTCAAAACATGACGCTCAAACAAGGTTATGCCGAGGGCGGTGACGGGGGGAACTCTGGAGGCGGCGGAGGCGGCGGCGCGGGTGCCGGTGGAGCTCTATTTGTCAACACGGGAGCCAACGTCGTGATTAGTGGCGTCGCGTTCGATAGTAACAAAGCTGAAGGGGGTGACGGCGGGGATCACGATTCTTCCTCGGACGCAGGTGGAGGGGGCGGTGGCTTCAGTGGGACCGGTGGCTCCACAAGCCATGACGGCGGCGGCGGCGGCGGTGGATTCGACGGCAACGGTGGCATCGCTCATTATTATGGCGGTGGTGGAGGTGGCGGGGTCAGTGGCAACGGTGGAGATACAAGTGGCGATGGCGGCGGCGGCGGAGGCGGCATTGGGAATGGTGCGTCAACTTCCGACGACACCGGGGGCGATGGTGATGGCGGTGCGGCGGGGGGCGGAGACGGTGATCCTGGTGCCACAGGCACGCCCGGTGGTGGAGGGGGCGGTCACCAAGGTGCTGGCGGTGACGGAGCGGTCAATGGAGGCGGTGGCGGTTCGGGCTTCGCCGGTTCCGTTGCGGGAAACGGTGGCACTTTTGGTGGTGGCGGTGGCGGAGGTGGCAGCACTGATGGCGGAGATGGCGGAGACTTTGGTGGCGGTGGTGGTGGCGGCTTTCTGGGAGCAGGCGGAGACGGCGGAGATTTCGGCGGCGGCGCTGGAACCGGCTACAACGGCGGCTCAACCGGCGGATCCGGCGGGTTCGGTGGCGGCGATGGAGGGAGATATTCCTTCGGTGGTGATGCTGGTGATGCGATGGGCGGAGCGATCTTCGTTCGCGAAGGCGGAACACTTTCGATCATCGACAGCACATTCACCAACAACGGCCTGATCGCGGGCACCGGCGGGGCCGGAGATACCGCGCCTGAAGATGGAGCCAACGGCCAGGCAATCGGATCAGGCATGTACCTGCACACCGGTGTGACCGCTGGCTACCAAGTCAACACCGGAACGTTGACCCTTGCCGACGATATTGGTGGCAGTGGATCATTGAACAAAACAGGCACCGGCGAACTGGTTCTCTCGGGAACCAATACTTACACCGGAACCACCACGGTCAGTGCCGGACGTTTGGTCGTCAACGGTTCGCTGGCGGGCAACACCACCGTGGACACCAACAGCGAATTGGGCGGCAGCGGCACCATCAACGGCGACGTGATCAACAACGGTACGTTCGCTGCGGGGAACTCCATCGGGACGATGACGATTGGCGGAAATGCAAGCTTCAATTCGGGTAGTACCACCGAAGTGGAGATTCAAGCCTCGGCCACCCCGATCGCCGGCACCGACAATGATTTGATCACCGCCGACACGGCGACGATCAACGGCGGTGACGTTTCCGTTTTGGGCGCCGTGGGCAGCTACACCAACGGCGCGAAGTACACGTTCCTGCAAACAACGCACGGTTTGAGTGGAACGTTCGATACAATCACCGATGACCTGGCGTTCTTTGATGCCCAACTGGGTTACGATGCGAACTCGGCGTTCTTTACGCTCATGGCCAACAGCACCGACTACGCGTCCGTGGGCGGTTCAGGCAATCGTCAAACCGTCGGGTTCTACATCGACGAGAACTCTATAGGAGCAAGCGGCGATTTCGGCAGCGTCCTCGATGAATTTCGGGTGCTGACCAACGCTCAAGTTCAAAGCGGATTGAGCCAATTGAGCGGCGAGGTTTACGGCAGCCAGTCACAGGTGGTGATCCAAGGCACCAACCAGTTGGTCGGCACGATCGGTGGCCAATTGCGATCGGGGATGTTCGGCGGCGGGTCAGGTGGCAGCGGATCAAGCGGGAGTGGTTTTGTCAACGCAACACGATCAACTCGCCCCAGCGTCACGGGATCGAGTTCCGACATTGCCCTGGTTAGCTACGTCAACGCTTCATCCACACAAACGCCTTGCGACGCACTGATCGCACCGACCTGCCATGCCGCCTACCACTGGAAGGGCTGGATGACGGGCTATGGACTCGGTGGGTCGGCCGAATCCGATGGCAATGCTGCGGGGATCCATTATGGATTGGGCGGGACGACCTTCGGCATCGAACGCTATCTCGGCGACAACGCTCGTCTTGGTTTCTTCGGCGGTTATGTAGGTTCGTCGGTCAGCGCCGACAGCATGGACCAAACCGTGCGTGCCAATGGCGGCAACTTTGGGAGCTACCTGACGCACAGTGCGGGCAGCCACTACGGGATCGCCATGGGCGGCTTGCAGTTTGACGGTTATGAAAGTGATCGTACGATTCAAGTCGGCGCACTCACTCGCACCGCCAGCGGTGAATCGGACGGTTGGCAAGGGTTTGCTTATGGTGAACGCGGTATGAATTTGAATCTGTCACGTTCGCGAGTGCTGCAACCTTTCGCGGGACTGCAGTACGTCTATGCTCGTCAAAACGCGTTCACCGAAACGGGAGCGGGTGCGATGAATTTGGCCATGTCGGGCGTCGACACGCATTCGCTTCGCAGCAACCTGGGTACCCGTTTGCAGTGGCAGTCATGGATGTCGCGTCGCGGTTGGGCGATCACGCCAGAGATTCGCGGCAGTTGGATGCACGAGTTCCTGGACACGACGTCGGTCGTGAACGCTCAATTCGCTGGCGTGGGTGGAGCGGGCTATACCGCCAACGGTTTGGACCTGGGTCGTGACTGGGCGATCCTCGGCGGTGGATTCGAGGCACGTCCAAGTGACCGCTGGGAATTGCGAGCTGATTACAACACTCAGTTCAACGAAAACCAGGTACTGCACATCGGATCGGGAACACTGGCTTACCGTTGGTAA
- a CDS encoding DUF2326 domain-containing protein, whose translation MLLRLHRLSSEPECFDPIEFHTGVNLILGERSDGTDPQGRKLNGVGKSVCVDFLHFALGRRFIDTRLSRIPEGVLPEGMSVLLDLSINDLRLQIRRSTTNPDQPTVVVADGSIIAFDNLDELTRYLGELLFAGDENAGQASFRSILSLLMRDERSEFKSVVNPSDTARRAPDDYSPHLFLMGIDSTSFAEFDRTVSRLDDTRKFANSLKKDLTDGGKDKLSDIPAKLNEEKRATEKIEDALETLRVDPAFEKVEEELNEIELELRQLRSERKKLSFQIDQIRSIPLPEQISADDIAIVFERVRSGLGELVEKSLEQAKEFKESIEKFQQTLRQSELTQLQQTRTEYSSQIRTLSDRHAELVRQVDNKGVLAELRTGLEVATRRTDQYHRLASQFDQYERKAKEINTIKADRSDNLRDIQTLISECDDLEASFNETLVAIHESIQQTSRASFKFRVDDGPRTKKPLSFDVRIQDDGSHSVNHARVFIYDFALMLNELTSPHHPKFLLHDNILEVDQDTLVNSLNFIQKLMDDGVDFQYILTLNRDILDGQVLDGIDLDIDEARCAKFTKSQQFLKTRYQEQ comes from the coding sequence ATGCTGCTACGCCTACATCGGCTTTCTAGCGAGCCCGAGTGCTTTGATCCGATTGAGTTTCACACGGGTGTAAATCTGATACTTGGTGAACGTTCAGACGGAACCGATCCTCAAGGTCGAAAACTAAACGGGGTTGGTAAGAGCGTTTGCGTTGACTTTCTACACTTTGCCCTGGGACGACGATTTATTGATACTCGACTGAGCCGAATTCCTGAGGGAGTTTTGCCTGAGGGTATGTCGGTGTTGCTAGATCTTTCTATCAATGATTTACGCTTGCAAATTCGGCGATCAACTACGAACCCCGACCAACCTACCGTGGTGGTAGCCGATGGATCGATCATAGCTTTCGATAATCTAGACGAACTGACGCGATATTTAGGTGAGTTGCTTTTCGCTGGCGATGAGAACGCGGGACAGGCAAGCTTCCGGAGCATCCTATCGCTTCTCATGCGCGATGAGCGGTCGGAGTTCAAGAGTGTCGTGAATCCATCGGACACTGCACGACGCGCACCTGATGACTATTCTCCACATCTTTTTTTGATGGGAATCGATTCGACTTCGTTTGCAGAATTTGATCGGACCGTCAGCCGTCTCGACGATACTCGAAAATTCGCGAACAGCCTAAAAAAGGATCTCACCGACGGGGGCAAAGACAAACTCTCGGATATCCCAGCGAAACTAAACGAAGAGAAGAGAGCAACGGAGAAGATTGAAGATGCCCTGGAGACGCTTCGAGTTGACCCAGCGTTTGAAAAGGTAGAAGAGGAGCTCAACGAAATAGAATTGGAGCTGCGTCAACTTCGTAGCGAACGCAAGAAATTGAGTTTTCAGATCGATCAGATTCGCTCTATACCACTACCTGAGCAAATATCTGCCGATGATATCGCGATCGTCTTTGAACGGGTTCGTTCTGGGCTTGGTGAACTTGTCGAAAAATCTCTTGAGCAGGCGAAAGAGTTCAAAGAGTCAATCGAGAAGTTCCAGCAGACCCTTCGTCAATCAGAATTGACGCAGCTACAGCAGACTCGAACCGAGTACTCATCACAAATCCGTACTTTGTCAGACAGACACGCGGAACTAGTTCGGCAAGTTGACAACAAGGGCGTACTAGCAGAATTGCGAACTGGGTTGGAGGTCGCGACGCGCCGTACTGACCAGTACCACAGGCTTGCATCGCAATTCGATCAGTATGAGCGAAAAGCCAAAGAGATAAACACAATCAAAGCTGATCGAAGCGACAACTTGCGGGATATTCAGACTCTGATTTCAGAATGCGATGACCTAGAGGCTTCATTCAATGAAACACTTGTCGCGATCCACGAAAGCATCCAGCAGACCAGCCGAGCTTCATTCAAGTTCAGAGTCGACGACGGCCCACGCACCAAAAAACCGCTCTCATTTGACGTCCGCATCCAAGATGACGGAAGCCACAGCGTTAACCATGCTCGCGTCTTCATCTACGATTTCGCATTGATGCTCAACGAACTCACGTCGCCACACCATCCGAAATTTCTTCTGCACGACAACATCCTTGAAGTTGACCAGGACACACTGGTGAACTCGTTGAATTTCATTCAGAAACTAATGGACGACGGTGTCGACTTTCAATACATCCTCACATTGAACCGTGACATACTCGACGGCCAAGTCCTCGATGGTATCGACTTGGATATTGATGAAGCCAGATGCGCGAAATTCACGAAAAGCCAGCAGTTTTTGAAGACGAGATATCAAGAACAGTGA